CTTGCCGATCAATCCGATGCCTCCGGGACGCAGTTCGCTGTCAGCTGTGAGTGAAGACTGAAGGGATGAAGCAGAGAATCCTGGACATCCATCCTCATCACTTCTGCTGCTGCGCTTCTTCCTGCCACCACTGAGTGACATGGGAGCTCATGGAGCATCATGGAAATCAACAATCAATGCAAAATGGTTGCAGAAGCTGGCATCTGTGGATTTATTGCACctagaaacttttcttttgaattttacatAGAAGTCTGACATGTTGTTTCCAGTCTTCACAGTTTGGACTGCAGTACCAGAGTTCATAACTGTTAGAGTGAATCCATCTCTGTAATCAGAAGGTGAATCGTGTCTGAAGAAATCAGGTCTGGGATCCTCCTGCCTCCATCACACATCTACAagttaaaatgtcaataaactgCCACTGAAGTGATTACAACTGGACGTCAGCTTCAGATAAACCCAACATTTTTCACTACTTTATGTTTTGGCAGCACAACAAGTTCATTAGAagaggaacagaaaatgttttcagcaacCATTAGAGATAATGCATCACGTTTGTTATTGCTCTAGTATAACGCTGCATTCATTCAACTGGTGATGGAAACAAACTCCTGACACCAAACCATAAATATCACACCGAGCCAAACCACTCAGTGGAAACAAGGCCTGGGAAATCCTTGGAAGCTCAAGGATACCTGGAGTTCCTCCTGGATTTGTTACCCCATAACTCAATGTTGGTTTAGTGGAAGacaatggatggacagacattCTGCCTTTAACAGAACTGTTGAGGCGCGTAGAGATGAATTGTTATCCATATTTATGAACTGGGAAGATCCACAGGGAGAAGAAACTCCAGGACAGTTTAAGGTGGTAAAACGGTCACTGGTTGAACAATGTAGAGCCAGAGCGTCCCTCATGAGCATCCACAGCGTTGAGGTGAATAACTCACCTCGGGTTGCTGATGTGTGAATCTTTGTATATTTGTgaagtcataaatattcattaatcaTTCTTTCACCAGATAGAATAACACCGACTGTGGAATGGAAgcatgaatgtgtttttaatggtCCAAAATAATTCAGCAGAGAAGGAATCCAGACGTCATCCTTGATGTGGAAGGGGGAGGGACGTCCAACCTGTTCATACCGGCTCCAGCCTCCTCACTGTGGTTTTCATTCGCTTGCCGTTATGCTAATGAAGCCGCCGCTCCGTCTCAGGAGGATTTACACCGACACGGTTTTACCAGATCTTTCCAGCGAGGGTCGTTGGAAATGTGATtcaggagtctcgggggaaatAAGCTCGTGAGGCACCGCTTCAGGCAAAGTAATATCCTCAGCCTGTTAGACGGAGCAATAATCTGCACTGGGCCGGCTGAGGGAGGCCGCACACCTCCAATCCCCCCGAGACCCGGAGCGACGCCTGGGGAGATCCAGAGGCCGCTGTCACAGGTGGATCGGTGTGGGTTCTGGTCCTGCAGACGGGAACCGGCAGAGAACCAGAGGTGAAGCCTGAGAGGTTGTTAACAACCAGGAACATTCAGATGGAGCAAACGCTGTGATGGCGTCCTGCCTGCAGCATCACAGCTGAATCACTGAATCCAGCCACGATAACTAACACAGGAAATATGGAGAAATCCAGTACAACGTACATCCATCCTGAAGAACACGGACAGCTTGTGAATCTCACagctttcagattttattcaaaatcaaCAGGAAATTTGATTcttcagttaaaaatgtatgCATTGATCAGAATTCAtaaccaataaaataattaaattattatttctggaATAACGTCGACTCAAGACTgattgacaaaacaaaaattgagaCATTCAGTTTGACCTTTTATATATTAAAGACAGTATTGAAAACTATCGGACGTGATGTCGTTCCATATGTGGAAGTGGCAGAATCCAGATCTGTGTGAGAGGATCAGAACTGGTTCCATTCACACTGCAGTGAAACATCAGATGTGGCTCTCATTGCCAGCTGTGtgaacagtttgtgtttctctgctggTCTTGGAAGGAGGAGAAACCCAGATGAAATGGAAGAGCATATAATACAGAACGGCCCTAAAAGCTTTATTATATCCAAAGTTTTCATCCACACCATCATTCAGAACCGAGGGCTCTTCATGTGGACTGGAGGTTGTCTGTTTCATAAGTGAACAGTTGAAATCCTGTTAATTATCAGCTGTAAATCTGCAACACCCATAAAGTGTTTACAGGGCAGCAGTGTTTCATTTtctcagaacagaaccagaaccaggcaggACCTTTGTGAGGTCAGTGAAGCGTTTTTACCGTTCAGCAGCAGATGAACGTCTCAtgctgctttctgctctgctgcgcTGCAGGatctaaattatgtttttaagtgaattcCCATTAAGCTTAAAAGCCATTTTTCATTATGTTGCTCCTGTCTGCTgtcaccccacacacacacacacacacacacaccctgcccCCCCACAAGCATTCAGACAAACAAGAATCATATGAGGAGCTAATTTGCATAACATCTCAGCTGTCAGTGAGCTTCTTGTCTCCAGTAGCTGCTCTGTGTCTCTGTTGCCCCCTGTTGAAGAGAAGCAGCTCTTGAGACGTCTCAACTGAAGGGGCTCCTAATGGGATATAATTTAGGTTCAGCCATAAGCGTTTAGTTTCCTCCTGGTGGAGGATTTTGCTCCAGTCGTTGTTTTGGTGGCGCTGCGACAGTGTGCGCTCTGAGGAGGTTGCAGTGAAGGTTAAAGAGCAGACCATGATGGATATGATCTCATTAGAAAAGGGAAGCTGggctttaatttccttttctgtgCTTCATCTTTATTAACGTCAGAGCGGTCGATGATGAGCCTTCAAGACAGAAAGCAGAGAAGGAATCCAGGTCAGTTCTGCTCTGGAGCCGGTCCGGTTCAGGACTTCTTCACTGTCTGCAGCTGACCGAATTCAatactgttatttatttgtggTGTATTGATACTTAACCTTTCATTTATTGGTACTCAGCAGACAtgaaaccattttttaaattatttttcttgcacTTTGTTGCCAATTCAGGTCAAGAGTTTCCAAGtcatttctgtcacttttaGATGCAAAACGGTTTAATTAACTGTCTGAATTTCATCATCAAGATTCAGAAATTCAGACGTTCAGTAATGAAACATTAACTTCATTCAGGAGCTGCAGATGGGATGCAGTAGCTCTGGAAGGCTGTAGCTTATCTTCACtacataacattttaattataacATTTATGACCAGAAATACTAACTATTCTTTTTCCCATTCTCAGATAATAACCTGGAACCTTTAAATAGAGCTCAGGCACCTGGGGAATCTTTTACCCTGAACACCTGGGAAGGAAAAGGCAGAGGTGagagaactgcagcagaaaacttAAAACCAACTAAAATATCAAAGTTCAGCTCCTTACTGAACAACTGAACAGTTCATCCAGCTGCACTTCCTGTCTGGAGCCTTCACTTCCTGTCCAATGAATTTTAGACAGCAAGACGTATAAACTGtcatttatcaaaaacaatctgctgtttttaatgCTACACATTAGCTTCAGTCATTAGCCTTCAGATTTCTGAGAAGAGAGCTCTTGTTGCAGAAATGACCGTAAATCCACGGCTGAACTTTAATTTATTACCAGAAAAGTTTGAGATCATTATTAAAaattagagacatttttttcttgactttgaATCTCTTTGTTCTCATGAAAAGTGCTGCACAAACAGTTTGAAGAATCGTTGACAGAGGAAACGACAATCTGACAGCAcagtttttatgaattaatgttttattggtcCCTTAAAGTGAACGGTGGTGAAGTTGATGCTACTGTTGCAGCAAGAAGGGTTTGAATTTGGGGCTAAAGTTATTTAACTCAACAAACAGAGTTTGGAGAGTCTGTGGTGTTTGttgtttcagaataaaagcatcaccagcaggaaaaacaaatccTTCACACATCGATTCAAGCTGCTCGGTTCCTTCTCTGATGAGAGACAAGAGTTGGTACTTTATGGACCTTTTATTCAATAGACCCAATTTGTCCCACAAGTCAAAACTGTGTATTCTTTAATACGACCACAAGGGGCGCTATTCTCTGAATTCTGTTCATTAGCTAACTCTGGGAACAGacatgaataaaaagacacCTTTCTTActaaatgtatttcattaaatggttttctcataattatttatcctaaaaagaaaaattaattttatgaaacccaaataaagcctttattaatttatcttatttggaaatacaatttaaaaatgtctgtggAATAAACTTCCCCTTAAAGCAGCAGATTAGTGAGTTGTGGAAAATGTTCCCGGGACGTCCAACATCTGGTGAAAACCCACTGAGGTGGGAAATGAGTGGGAAGGTCAAAGCCAGCAGTCAGGCTCCAACACGGTGGGACCACACAGCCTGGATAATTACTGTCATTTCAGCAACATCTGAGCAGCTGACAAACATGGCCGCCTCACTGCTGACGCTGCCCAgatggggtcagaggtcagttttATGCTCAGAGCTGTGAGTGATGGaaggggcggagcttcagatgtgtaaacacagcagcagcagcagcacgtTGAAATGTAGGATGCAGAATCAGGGCCAATAGTTTGACGCCTTCATTCAGTcggagctgctggaggaaacAGAGCAGCCATGAAAATGTGACGACTGGAGGAAATCAATCCAGACGAAATCAATGCCAattagacatatttttaaaacaactaatttTTGAGGGAGGAGAAACTGGAGCTGTGATTGATCCTCACTCACCTGAGCTCCAGTTTGTTTCATGTTATTAATTGGGGACAAAATGCAGCTGGAGAAGAAAAgctgatgaaaataaatctaaacaaatgGATGTGTTGTAGAGAAACTGagtaaaacagataaatgtttcCTGGTGGAGCAACCTGAGTCCAGGGACGGTTTCCTAGTTGGATGGAAATGAAGGAGATATTTTattagaagaaaacaagaactcttaaagggccggcgttcattattttccattaaTTTCATAGCACATGGAggaactatgttaccttcagttgttataagaATGTTGTTCATATGAAGCATGATTTAAAATGTGGTCATAATTTAACCCTAACTTGGCCTCTTTCTGAAAGTCGACACACACGGATCCTcttggaaataataaaatcacaaattcaAAGTGAAGAACAACCAGATAGAAGAACTTCTGTGGTTCTGTTAAAAATGACTTCAGCAGACGGGCTGTCCTGTGTCCAGATGTTTCCACAGTCTGTGGACACGGACTGACCGTTGAGAGACAACCAGAGGGGTTTCTGGGAAAATTTGTTACGTTACAACCATTCACTTCCTTAGATTGAAAATAAACTTGGAAACTTTTACATTTAGATCATCAACACAATTTCTTCCAAATAAGATCCTGAGATCGGTGGAGAGGTCAGTGATGTGATGGATCACAGTTTGGATGGCGGtcggttctgattggctggagctCCAGGGACCAACACGGGCCGCCCCCACAGACGGAGGCGGCTGACGCCTCCATCAGGAGCGATGATGAGGCGAACATGGCTGACGGGTCCATTCTGAATCAGATCCGCTTTGCTGTAGTGATGCCTGTCATGAGGACGGAGCTGAAGCACGGAGAGGAAGATGGAGGTGAGGAAGCTGATCACAGACGACCCCAGTGctgctaaatatttaccttctGAGGTGGAAGAAGAACTTCCCATTTCCCAGAGTTCCATCGGGTTTGGATGCAGCGCGCCTCTTCTTCAGGGGTTAAAAGACACGCTTCGATCCGACAGGAGTCTGGGAAATTACCTGAGTGGGAAATACACGGATAAAAAGATGGATTTGTTCCTGGAGGACGCAGCAGTCATGACCCGGATGCACCTGCCTATGAAATGGTTGGTGTCCACCTCAACGCCGCCAATCAGCCCAGGATGACCGAGGCGAAACACGGCCCACTCCCGGCCGGGCACCTGCAGGATTCCCCGCTGGTCCGCCTGCAAGGCGACGAGAAGGGAGAAATATCAAGCATTTCATCTTAAACCTccacataaaacataaaacattaatgaacTGATGGAAGCACCGGGGCGCCGAAACTCCTGGAAGatcaaaatacaaactgaaGTTCAGGAAggaagttttttaaatgaaggtaCATGTGGAAGTGATGGACTGTTGATGGTATGAAGATGTCAGAGTCTGGTGTTCCTCAGGGCTCTGTCCTTGGACACGTTTAGTTCACCGGTtacatcaaattaaatgttttgctgtgcAGATTCATTCAGTCAGTTTATCCCTTTAAAAGGTTATTTGagttaaaatgagttttaatttcaaaactactttctgtttttggagaTAAAGTAAGAGCTTTTCATCGTTCTGATTTATCCCAGGAATAGTTATGGAAGAaaactttgtttagtttttagaaaAGGGTTCGGGTTAAAATCAGCactttcatattttactggaaaagttttgtgtgtttcagtctGTAGTTTCTGATCGAACCAATTTAATGATCATTTGCTGTAAAGTAACTGtatgatttgtttctgttatatttagcataaaataaagTCGTCTGAGTTTCTATCATGGTGGATCATTTTGTTGACTGAAAGTGGaatatttctgattaaaaacaaacattctggGTTATTTGTGTGGAAACCTTCAGCGTTTTGGGCCGGTCCAATCTGCGGGCCGTTTCCCATCCGTCCGCCATGTTGGCGGCTCGACCAAGTCCTGTAAAAACAGAGAAGTTATTTAAACTGGACTGAAAAACACGGAACCAGATCCatgaacacagaaacaaaaccggagagtttttataaaatcaatactGTCTTTAATAATCGTTTgtggttcatttaaaaaaaggaaagattgAGAATTACTTAATTAACATTATAGCATTAAAATTATAACAGccacaaatattacaaataaatgttttatctttttttaattctgtaattttagttagttctgattattttttaatatttctcaaTAAGATttcattactttgtttttactttaactttgttttataaaaatgtgtattCTTTATTTTCCCGTTCataagtttgatttgtttgttttgtttgttcatatttcatatttacatCCAGTCAGAAACTCCTGGAAGTTCCTGATCGTTGGGTGgcagtttgttttgtaatgTACAGGATAAGTTTATAAAGTCATTTTTAGATTCAGTTTCAAAGAAAAAGCAACGTTTTTACTAATGGAGGTTGTAAAAGtctgtgtttggttttggtAAAGTGACGGTAGCTAAAGtctggcagccatgttggaaaTCAGACTTTCTTCTGCAGGAAGAACACAGTTTAAACTTTTGACCATCATAAAAGATGTGGTTCTCTGATCTGGTCCAGGTCAAGTGATTGAGTTAAATCCAACCAATCATGTTGCGCGGATGTCCAAAGTGGGCGTCGCTGTAGCCGAGGCAGACTCCCCCATTGGTCAGCGCTACGAGGTCGACGTCCTGGTTGGTCGGGACGGACGACCAATCCCTCTGCCCGATACCAAACACCCTGAGTCTGGCTATTCCTCCATCTGAGCAGAAATCAGAGcagttttacaaatcaaatcatTTGATCGATTATCGCCAGCCAGCAGAGTCTGTCCTGATTGGTTTGTAACCTACCTGGATACATGTTGAGGCGCAGGTGCGTGACTCTGCTGTTGGTGCCGACCCTGAAGTAGTTGTGACAGCAGTCTGCGTATCCAGGCTGCAGCTCCGACGGGCCCAGCAGCTCCGGCCAAAACTCTGAGCTCAGCTGTCGACCAGAAAACCGTCAAACTGCTCGTCATCCATCAGCACCTCCACACCATGTCTGTCAGCTCCGACTCCCATTTAGCAGAGGTCATGTATCACCATGATGACATGTGTTTGATCTATGATGCCACACTGACAGTTACCTTGGCAACAGCAGCTGTCTGAGCTCCAGTGGCGGCCATGCCGGTCCGATCTTCCCCGGGAGTGAACAGGGGCAGCTCGTCTGGTCAGGATGAGATCTTTAACTCATAAATATCAATGCATTTCACACTGAAGTAGGAGAAGGATGAAGGGCGggaaaggaagagaagaaggaagcTTTAGATTGAGCAGACTGATGGTCGGTACCGAGGCAGGCGGCCTGGATGGAGACGTGAGGCGAGTGGTTCCCAGTGAAGAAAGACGTGTCGACATCCAGTCCATGAACCAAACCAGGAACTCCCAGCTGAATGATGCACCAGTCGTGACCTTCAGTGACATGAAGGTCACGCAttgaacatgtttctgtttaaaaggttttcctgtAAAGAGCTGCTTTGGAAATGTTTAGAGGAAAACATGGGgaggaaatgtttatttgatagatttgactttattcttggaAGGGATCATTTTCCAGAGACTTGCTGTGGTTTTACgttttatatcttttataaaCTGATTTCTGGTGGACCAACAGGAAGCAGGTTGTGAAGTGGAATCAAAAATAactatctgaaaagtgtggtgtagatttattttcagccctgagtcagaaccagaagcaCATTTACCTTCAGAACCTTTAGGGGTt
The Gambusia affinis linkage group LG22, SWU_Gaff_1.0, whole genome shotgun sequence DNA segment above includes these coding regions:
- the allc gene encoding allantoicase, yielding MAERRATAKPAAEPDFLQFNDLACETVGGKVIFATDEWFAPAKNLLKREPPRFIPSAFTEFGKWMDGWETRRKRIPGHDWCIIQLGVPGLVHGLDVDTSFFTGNHSPHVSIQAACLDELPLFTPGEDRTGMAATGAQTAAVAKLSSEFWPELLGPSELQPGYADCCHNYFRVGTNSRVTHLRLNMYPDGGIARLRVFGIGQRDWSSVPTNQDVDLVALTNGGVCLGYSDAHFGHPRNMIGLGRAANMADGWETARRLDRPKTLKADQRGILQVPGREWAVFRLGHPGLIGGVEVDTNHFIGNFPDSCRIEACLLTPEEEARCIQTRWNSGKWEVLLPPQKLRPHDRHHYSKADLIQNGPVSHVRLIIAPDGGVSRLRLWGRPVLVPGAPANQNRPPSKL